A single region of the Chryseobacterium culicis genome encodes:
- a CDS encoding alpha/beta fold hydrolase: protein MKIISRQFIAGLSVALFTGTMTMAQSNQKLHVNNHIMENYPIHYRNIKVNDLNLFYREAGPADAPTILLLHGYPTSSHMFRNLIPILSKKYHVIAPDLPGFGYSDAPDHNRFSYTFDNLAGTVQAFVDKLEMKRFAVYIFDYGAPVGLRLAMNNPEKITGIVSQNGNAYEEGLSDQWNPIQKYWKDPSQANRLALRNFVSEEVTLFQYQHGVSDPSLIAPEAYTLDQKSLDRPGNIEIQLDLVKDYRTNVALYPKFHEYFRKYQPKLLLVWGNKDPYFLPAGAEAYKKDVPDAKLKFYDTGHFALETHAAEIGVEIFEFMRTLPR, encoded by the coding sequence ATGGCACAATCCAATCAAAAATTACATGTAAACAATCACATTATGGAAAACTATCCTATTCATTATCGCAACATCAAAGTAAATGATCTTAACCTGTTTTACAGAGAGGCCGGCCCAGCCGATGCTCCCACGATCCTTCTTCTCCACGGATATCCTACCTCATCTCATATGTTCAGAAATCTGATCCCGATTTTGAGCAAAAAATACCATGTAATCGCTCCGGATCTTCCGGGATTCGGTTATTCTGATGCTCCGGATCATAACAGGTTCTCTTATACATTCGACAATCTTGCAGGAACGGTACAGGCTTTTGTAGACAAGCTGGAGATGAAACGTTTTGCCGTTTATATCTTTGATTACGGAGCTCCGGTAGGTTTGCGTCTGGCAATGAATAATCCTGAGAAAATTACGGGTATCGTTTCACAAAACGGAAATGCGTATGAAGAAGGTTTAAGCGATCAATGGAATCCGATCCAGAAATACTGGAAAGATCCTTCACAAGCTAACCGTCTTGCCTTAAGAAACTTTGTGTCTGAAGAAGTTACTTTGTTTCAGTATCAACATGGTGTTTCTGATCCTTCATTAATTGCCCCGGAAGCGTATACCCTCGATCAGAAATCCCTTGACAGGCCAGGCAATATAGAGATACAGCTGGATTTGGTAAAAGATTACAGAACCAATGTGGCTTTATATCCCAAATTCCATGAATATTTCAGAAAATATCAGCCAAAATTATTATTGGTGTGGGGAAACAAAGATCCTTATTTTCTTCCTGCCGGAGCTGAAGCCTATAAAAAAGATGTACCGGATGCAAAATTAAAGTTTTATGATACAGGACATTTTGCACTGGAAACACATGCAGCAGAAATAGGTGTTGAAATCTTTGAATTTATGCGAACATTACCCCGATAA
- a CDS encoding zinc-binding dehydrogenase: protein MKTILITKYGGPEVLQLTEMPDPVIKDPSQVLVKVRATSINPLDYQIRRGDYASLFDLPIITGHDIAGDIIAVGESVKKWKPGDKVYYSPRFGSSGSYSEYHLTDESSLSRMPDTISYEEAASIPLIGGTVWEMLVVRAQLKKGDRILILGGAGGVGTLAIQVAKSLGAFVYTTGQSILHEKLKNLGADVVIDHHKENYIEEIKTYTNGKGVDVIIDTVGGTTLSDSPLALADYGSVVTLVDIPQPQNLINAWEKNATYHFVFTRQSRDELHHITDLIETGHVKPVIDSIYPLEDVQKAHQRIEDSKRDRPLLGKIVLSM from the coding sequence ATGAAAACAATTCTCATTACAAAGTATGGCGGACCGGAAGTTCTGCAGCTTACAGAAATGCCTGATCCTGTAATAAAAGATCCGTCTCAGGTACTGGTAAAAGTAAGAGCAACCTCTATTAACCCGCTGGATTACCAGATCAGAAGAGGTGATTATGCATCACTTTTCGATCTGCCTATCATAACAGGTCATGATATTGCCGGTGATATTATAGCGGTAGGTGAATCCGTTAAAAAATGGAAACCTGGTGATAAGGTATATTATTCTCCCCGTTTTGGAAGTTCGGGCAGCTATTCCGAGTATCATCTTACCGATGAGTCTTCATTATCCAGAATGCCAGATACTATCAGCTATGAGGAAGCTGCTTCTATTCCCCTTATTGGAGGAACAGTTTGGGAAATGCTTGTGGTAAGGGCTCAACTGAAAAAGGGAGACCGTATTCTTATCCTTGGCGGTGCGGGAGGTGTGGGAACATTGGCCATACAGGTTGCTAAATCATTGGGTGCTTTTGTGTATACCACAGGGCAAAGTATTTTACATGAAAAACTAAAAAATCTTGGAGCTGATGTTGTGATCGATCATCATAAGGAAAACTATATTGAGGAAATCAAAACATATACAAATGGAAAGGGTGTTGATGTAATCATTGACACTGTGGGAGGAACTACCCTTTCAGACAGTCCGCTTGCATTAGCAGATTATGGTTCTGTTGTAACACTCGTTGATATTCCACAGCCTCAAAACCTCATCAATGCCTGGGAAAAGAATGCGACTTATCATTTTGTTTTTACCCGACAAAGCAGGGATGAACTTCACCATATCACTGACTTAATTGAAACCGGGCATGTAAAACCTGTTATAGACAGTATATATCCACTTGAAGATGTTCAAAAAGCTCATCAGAGAATTGAGGATTCGAAAAGAGACAGGCCTCTGCTGGGTAAAATTGTATTGTCTATGTAA
- a CDS encoding winged helix-turn-helix domain-containing protein, giving the protein MEKKLALEHLKLITLNSQGLLQSTPFGTGKTAVLNAVEHLGYIQIDTLSMVERAHHHTLWTRIPDFQTDYLEELVEDRKVFEYWFHAASYLPMQDFRYVLPQMLTIKRGESRYYNADPKVMEYVIDTIRNEGPKRARDFENESHKAGSWWNWKPAKLALERLFMQGDLMISGRSGMQKTYDLAERVLPSFIDTTEPTPLEFAEYLVKTNLRAYGLTTVKQITHLRKGNDLKKNVNTILKTMLDKGEISQVKIEGLSSAFIRNDVFEKTFDLKDSNIHLLSPFDNSIIHRDRIRQIFDFDFRLECYTPKEKRQYGYFCLPILYGDQFIGRVDCKAHRKEKKLEIIHLHIENNTLDIELWLKPFAETIKRFAVFNGCESLTLTKVSPSKLNTSVKKNCPD; this is encoded by the coding sequence ATGGAAAAGAAGCTGGCGCTAGAACATTTAAAGCTTATAACATTAAATAGTCAGGGATTACTACAAAGCACACCGTTCGGAACTGGAAAAACTGCAGTTTTGAATGCTGTGGAACATCTCGGATATATACAGATTGATACTTTATCGATGGTGGAACGAGCCCATCATCATACGCTTTGGACGAGAATCCCCGATTTTCAGACAGATTATCTGGAAGAACTGGTGGAAGATCGTAAAGTATTTGAATATTGGTTCCATGCTGCTTCCTATCTTCCCATGCAGGATTTCCGGTATGTTTTGCCTCAAATGCTCACGATCAAAAGAGGAGAATCCCGTTACTACAACGCAGATCCTAAAGTGATGGAATATGTCATAGACACCATCCGCAATGAAGGACCTAAAAGGGCCAGAGATTTTGAAAATGAAAGCCATAAAGCCGGAAGCTGGTGGAATTGGAAGCCTGCCAAATTAGCGCTGGAAAGACTTTTCATGCAGGGAGATCTGATGATCAGCGGACGTTCCGGAATGCAGAAAACGTATGATCTCGCTGAAAGGGTTTTGCCTTCTTTCATTGATACCACGGAACCTACTCCACTTGAGTTTGCAGAATATCTGGTAAAAACAAATCTGCGTGCCTATGGATTGACGACGGTAAAGCAGATTACCCATCTTCGGAAAGGAAACGACTTAAAAAAGAATGTCAATACCATTTTGAAAACTATGCTGGATAAAGGGGAAATATCTCAGGTTAAAATAGAAGGACTCTCTTCTGCTTTTATTCGGAATGATGTTTTTGAAAAGACATTTGATCTGAAAGATTCCAATATACATCTGCTGTCTCCGTTTGACAATTCTATTATCCATCGGGATAGAATCAGGCAGATTTTTGATTTTGATTTCCGGCTGGAATGCTATACGCCAAAAGAAAAAAGACAATACGGTTATTTCTGTCTGCCCATTCTGTATGGCGACCAGTTCATCGGAAGGGTTGACTGCAAAGCTCATAGGAAAGAAAAAAAACTGGAAATCATTCATTTACATATTGAAAACAATACTTTAGATATTGAATTATGGCTAAAACCTTTCGCAGAAACTATAAAACGTTTTGCTGTTTTCAATGGCTGTGAATCTTTGACTTTGACAAAAGTAAGTCCATCAAAACTGAACACTTCCGTGAAAAAAAATTGTCCGGATTAA
- a CDS encoding adenosine kinase: protein MMKKYLIYISLLGSPLFWGQTKVTEKSVYQQKWASSEKENEAMAFDADIKLSDTEMALDKKIFQVRKQFLSDTEKKKISLYNSSFNEIKPLIESSKLFELLQTMPKGGLLHTHSGGITDVKWIISTARKYQECYVYDQKDNDQFIFGQLAFFEKGKVPNGFVSLDKKLTSTPDFEKELQDLLTLKRDNLCSYTDYWIEFEKRFKRISLLLPYRPFFKEYYLKGFKDLIKDKVQHVEIRYIFDELYDFQHGKYPLKTSITDLKDILKEIHQSDPQFTLKLIYSSFKFLDNESIGKQLETAFELKKEFPDMISGFDLVADEAAGHNISFFEKSWTKLDELNKKYGVELPLYLHAGESSSILNKNVLDVALLNNKRIGHGLNLIYFPKTMEQIRKQNKLVEVSPISNQILGYVSDLRNHPARVLLSNGIQCSISSDDPSVYGYTGLSYDFWVTQVYWDLDLKALKKLVFNSINYSSMNDGEKKKALTYLNQQWDDFVQKTNQKLN, encoded by the coding sequence ATGATGAAAAAATACCTTATTTATATATCACTTTTAGGCTCACCTCTATTTTGGGGACAAACCAAAGTGACGGAAAAATCTGTCTATCAACAGAAATGGGCATCGTCTGAGAAGGAAAATGAGGCAATGGCCTTTGATGCTGATATAAAATTGTCGGATACGGAAATGGCTTTGGATAAGAAAATATTCCAGGTCCGCAAACAGTTTCTCAGTGATACGGAAAAGAAAAAAATATCTTTATATAACAGTTCTTTTAATGAAATTAAGCCATTAATCGAAAGCAGCAAATTGTTTGAACTCCTTCAGACTATGCCGAAAGGAGGTTTGCTGCATACCCACAGTGGAGGAATAACAGATGTGAAATGGATCATTTCGACTGCCAGAAAATATCAGGAATGTTATGTGTATGATCAGAAAGATAATGATCAGTTCATTTTCGGACAGCTGGCTTTTTTTGAAAAAGGAAAAGTTCCGAACGGATTTGTAAGTCTTGATAAAAAACTAACCTCAACTCCTGATTTTGAAAAGGAACTCCAGGATCTTCTCACACTGAAACGCGACAATCTTTGCTCTTATACAGATTATTGGATTGAATTTGAAAAACGTTTTAAGAGGATCAGTCTGCTGCTTCCGTATCGTCCTTTCTTTAAAGAATATTATCTGAAAGGATTTAAAGATCTGATAAAAGATAAAGTACAGCACGTAGAAATCAGGTATATCTTTGATGAACTTTATGATTTTCAGCATGGGAAATATCCTTTGAAAACTTCCATCACAGATCTGAAGGATATTCTTAAAGAAATACACCAGTCAGATCCGCAGTTCACCCTTAAACTGATCTATTCAAGTTTTAAATTCTTAGATAATGAAAGTATTGGAAAACAACTGGAAACAGCATTTGAACTGAAGAAAGAATTTCCGGATATGATCTCAGGATTTGATCTTGTGGCAGATGAAGCGGCAGGGCATAACATCAGTTTTTTTGAGAAAAGCTGGACAAAACTGGATGAACTTAATAAAAAGTATGGAGTAGAGCTTCCTCTCTACCTTCATGCCGGAGAAAGCAGCTCTATCCTGAATAAAAATGTCCTGGATGTAGCGCTGTTAAACAATAAAAGAATTGGGCACGGATTGAATCTGATTTATTTCCCCAAAACAATGGAACAAATCAGAAAACAGAATAAACTGGTGGAAGTAAGCCCGATCAGTAATCAGATCTTAGGATATGTAAGTGACCTGAGAAACCATCCTGCAAGGGTTTTATTGAGCAATGGAATACAATGCTCCATCAGCAGTGATGATCCTTCCGTCTATGGATATACAGGGCTCAGCTATGATTTCTGGGTAACGCAGGTGTATTGGGATCTGGATTTAAAAGCCTTGAAGAAACTGGTTTTCAATTCTATTAATTATTCTTCGATGAATGACGGTGAGAAAAAGAAAGCACTCACTTACCTGAACCAGCAATGGGATGATTTTGTTCAGAAAACAAATCAGAAATTAAACTAA
- a CDS encoding AraC family transcriptional regulator: MEQRAIKRIKTITEFHRSRGLNPPEHPLISVIDYKDVKRPADIGEVNWMLGFYQISLKIGMNGKLKYGQQEYDFDEGTLFFISPNQVFRIEADSGPKEKQSGWMLLIHPDFLWHTSLAKTIKQYDFFDYSVNEALFLSKKEEPTINGIIENIEQEYHSVIDKFSQNIIISHIETLLNYSERFYERQFITRKITNHTILNRLEVMLDDYFNDSDLVSKRLPTVQFVADHLGISPNYLSRMLRRLTGQSTQQFIHDKLIEKAKEKLSTTDLSVSEIAYELGFEHPQSFTKLFKNKTRLSPLEFRTSFQ, translated from the coding sequence ATGGAACAGCGGGCAATAAAAAGAATAAAAACCATTACGGAATTTCACCGTTCAAGAGGGTTGAATCCTCCTGAACATCCATTGATCAGTGTCATCGATTATAAAGATGTAAAGCGACCTGCAGACATTGGTGAAGTCAATTGGATGCTGGGTTTTTACCAGATTTCTTTAAAAATAGGAATGAATGGCAAGCTGAAATATGGCCAGCAGGAATATGATTTTGATGAAGGAACCCTGTTTTTTATTTCTCCCAACCAGGTTTTCAGGATTGAAGCGGATTCCGGTCCGAAGGAAAAGCAATCCGGCTGGATGCTGTTGATTCACCCTGATTTTCTATGGCATACTTCACTTGCCAAAACCATAAAGCAGTATGATTTTTTTGATTATTCAGTGAATGAAGCTTTATTTCTTTCGAAAAAAGAAGAGCCTACCATCAATGGAATTATAGAAAATATTGAGCAGGAGTATCATTCTGTGATTGATAAATTCAGTCAGAATATTATCATTTCACACATTGAAACATTGCTCAATTATTCCGAAAGGTTCTACGAACGGCAGTTTATCACCAGAAAAATAACCAACCATACCATTCTTAATCGTTTAGAAGTTATGCTGGATGATTATTTCAATGATAGTGATCTTGTGTCAAAAAGATTACCTACCGTACAGTTTGTTGCAGATCATCTTGGAATTTCTCCCAATTATTTAAGTCGTATGTTAAGAAGGCTTACCGGTCAGAGTACCCAGCAGTTTATTCATGATAAACTGATTGAAAAAGCAAAAGAAAAGCTTTCTACCACAGATTTATCAGTAAGTGAGATTGCTTATGAGCTTGGTTTTGAACATCCACAGTCTTTTACCAAATTGTTTAAAAATAAAACCCGTCTTTCTCCATTGGAGTTCAGAACTTCTTTTCAGTAA
- a CDS encoding SDR family oxidoreductase, giving the protein MNIVLTGSIGNIGKPLTEELIQKGHSVTVISSTIERMSAIEALGAKAAIGSMFDPDFLTDAFTGADIVYLMETMEAAGDFFDKDVDFIGKICEIGHHYKTAVERSGVKKIIHLSSIGAHTDKGTGIIVFHHHVENILKQLPDEVTIKFIRPVGIYFNMFSFISTIKNKGVIISNWGGDQKEPWVSPLDIAAVIAEETEKPFEGRTVRYVASDEVSPNEIAKALGNSIGKPDLQWKVISDQELLKNWLDIGFNEQVARGFVETQVAQGSGILYEDYDEHQPVLGKVKLADFAKEFAEVYQNDEV; this is encoded by the coding sequence ATGAATATTGTTTTAACAGGTTCCATCGGGAACATCGGAAAACCCCTTACAGAAGAGCTTATACAGAAAGGACACTCAGTAACAGTGATAAGCAGTACTATAGAAAGAATGTCAGCTATAGAAGCATTGGGAGCAAAAGCGGCGATAGGCAGTATGTTTGATCCTGATTTTCTCACGGATGCATTTACAGGGGCAGATATTGTTTATTTAATGGAAACCATGGAAGCAGCAGGAGATTTTTTTGATAAAGATGTTGATTTTATTGGAAAGATCTGCGAAATTGGTCACCATTACAAAACAGCTGTGGAGCGCTCTGGAGTGAAGAAAATTATCCATCTCAGCAGTATTGGAGCTCATACGGACAAAGGGACGGGGATTATTGTGTTTCATCATCATGTAGAAAATATTCTGAAGCAGCTTCCGGATGAAGTTACCATCAAATTTATTCGTCCGGTAGGCATTTATTTCAATATGTTTTCATTCATCAGTACGATTAAAAACAAAGGAGTTATTATTTCCAATTGGGGAGGAGATCAGAAAGAACCGTGGGTTTCTCCATTGGATATTGCGGCTGTTATTGCAGAAGAAACTGAAAAACCATTTGAAGGAAGAACAGTTCGTTACGTAGCAAGTGATGAGGTTTCTCCTAATGAAATTGCGAAAGCTTTGGGGAATTCAATTGGTAAGCCGGATCTTCAGTGGAAGGTGATCTCAGACCAGGAATTATTGAAAAACTGGCTTGATATCGGCTTTAATGAGCAGGTGGCTAGAGGTTTTGTAGAAACTCAGGTCGCTCAGGGAAGCGGGATTCTGTATGAAGATTATGATGAGCATCAGCCTGTTTTGGGAAAAGTAAAACTGGCCGACTTTGCAAAGGAATTTGCTGAGGTCTATCAAAATGATGAAGTGTAA
- a CDS encoding efflux RND transporter periplasmic adaptor subunit, which translates to MVKKSLMYINLCLIFLFAGCQSEKKEKAEAASFNVTSPLIKDTLVNKDYVAQIRSINHIELRAQEKGYIQSIYVDEGQFVQKGQLMFKIMPNLYESDVNRAKAESKYAQIEYQNTKNLSDKDIVAPQEMAMAKAKYEKAQAELASMNTHLRFTEIRAPFTGIVGKLHVRKGSLVDEGELVTELSDNSKMWVYFNVPEAEYLNQMDAKKDNNPMHVRLRMANGKEFTQDGVVQTIESDFDNETGNIAYRATFPNPKGLLRYGETGNIVITSPYTNAMMIPQKATFEELEKKYVYVIGKDNKVHAREIKVAAELPHIYVVSSGLGKDDRILLEGLRMVQENQKIGSKYQKPEKVMSNLDLYAE; encoded by the coding sequence ATGGTCAAGAAAAGTCTCATGTATATCAACTTGTGCCTTATTTTCTTGTTTGCAGGCTGTCAATCTGAAAAAAAGGAAAAAGCAGAAGCAGCGTCATTCAACGTTACAAGCCCGCTTATAAAAGATACTTTAGTTAACAAAGATTATGTTGCACAAATCCGTTCTATTAATCATATTGAGCTTCGTGCCCAGGAAAAAGGATACATTCAGTCTATTTATGTAGATGAAGGGCAATTCGTACAAAAAGGACAGCTGATGTTCAAAATCATGCCTAATTTATATGAATCGGATGTAAACCGTGCCAAAGCAGAGTCTAAATATGCACAGATTGAATATCAGAATACCAAAAACCTTTCTGACAAAGACATCGTTGCTCCTCAGGAAATGGCAATGGCCAAAGCAAAATATGAAAAAGCCCAGGCTGAGCTTGCTTCAATGAATACCCATTTGAGATTCACCGAAATCCGTGCTCCTTTTACCGGAATTGTAGGAAAATTACACGTAAGAAAGGGAAGCCTTGTAGATGAAGGTGAACTGGTAACGGAACTTTCCGACAACAGCAAAATGTGGGTATATTTCAATGTACCGGAAGCAGAATATCTTAACCAGATGGATGCTAAAAAGGATAACAATCCAATGCATGTACGTCTGAGAATGGCCAATGGCAAAGAATTCACTCAAGACGGTGTGGTACAAACCATAGAGTCTGATTTTGACAATGAAACAGGGAATATTGCCTACAGAGCTACATTTCCCAACCCTAAAGGGCTGTTAAGATACGGAGAAACCGGGAACATCGTCATTACTTCACCTTATACCAATGCCATGATGATTCCTCAGAAAGCCACTTTTGAAGAACTGGAAAAGAAATATGTCTATGTGATTGGCAAAGACAATAAAGTGCATGCAAGAGAAATAAAAGTTGCTGCTGAGCTGCCACACATTTATGTAGTTTCTTCAGGACTTGGAAAGGATGACAGAATCTTGCTGGAAGGGCTTAGAATGGTTCAGGAAAACCAGAAGATTGGTTCAAAATACCAAAAACCTGAAAAAGTAATGTCGAATCTGGATCTGTACGCCGAGTAA
- a CDS encoding efflux RND transporter permease subunit, translating into MFKKVIHRPVFAIVISVVILFMGGIAMKQLPTEQFPKIAPTTVAVSIAYPGASADVLVKSSLITIENAINGVQGMRYITTDATSAGEATVNVVFDPGTDPNEAVVLVKTRVDQVMPLLPELVQKEGVVVNPIQPSMLMYVNLYSTNKSMDEKFLYNYSMVNIIPEINRIHGIAKSQILGSRRYAMRIWLNPDRMRAYSISVDEVMKAIGEQSIIGRPGRIGQSSGIAAQSLEYVLTYKGQYNKPEEYENIIVRSNAEGENVKLKDIAKVELGSEFFDIYSNLDGHPSASIVLKQNYGSNANDVIRDVKAKLAEMKGNFPPGVDYKISYDVSQFLDASIEQVMHTLRDAFILVAIVVFIFLGDWRSTLIPIIAVPVSLIGTFFVIQFFGLTINLVTLFALVLAIGIVVDNAIVVIEAVHAKMEGSNISPYKAVKEVMGEIAGAIIAITAVMVAVFIPISFMTGPVGTFYRQFSITMASSIVISAVVALTLTPVLAAMLLKNHHGKPKKVNIFIKALDSFNGAFDKVTGKYASFLRKIVSRKVVTWGILIAFCAGIVMINKVLPGGFIPNEDQGTIYAIIQTPPGSTLEQTNKVSRTLQKICMGVDGVESVSSLAGYEIMTEGRGSNAGTCLINLKSWNDREHSVKEIMEELEKKSKDLGATIEFFEPPAVPGFGSSGGFSMRLLDLNRTTDYQEFDKANKDFIAQLKKRKELSGVFTFFAANYPQYELVFDNNAAMQKGVSIGKAMDNLNILIGSTYEQGFIRFGQFFKVYVQSSPEFRRLPTDIMNLYVKNDRDEMVPYSAFMTMKKTQGPNEITRYNMYNSAAIRGLPAAGYTTADAIQAINETAAKTLPHGYKVAWEGLSYDEAQRGNEAIYVFLVVLVFVYLVLAAQYESFLIPFAVLCSLPVGVFGSFLLLKAMGLENDIYAQVGLIMIIGLLGKNAVLIVEFAVKRRQAGDSILEAAVEGSKARFRPILMTSFAFIAGLVPLVFARGAGAIGNHTIGASSLGGMLIGTLFGVIVIPGLYYIFAKWSDGKKMIKDEDESPLSEDMIHYE; encoded by the coding sequence ATGTTTAAAAAAGTAATACACCGACCGGTTTTCGCTATCGTAATATCGGTTGTTATCCTGTTTATGGGAGGTATCGCCATGAAGCAGCTTCCTACAGAGCAGTTTCCCAAAATTGCCCCTACCACAGTAGCCGTTTCCATTGCCTATCCGGGTGCAAGTGCAGATGTATTGGTAAAATCATCTCTGATTACGATTGAAAATGCCATCAACGGAGTTCAGGGAATGCGTTATATCACCACCGATGCTACCAGTGCCGGAGAAGCTACTGTAAATGTTGTCTTTGATCCGGGAACCGATCCCAATGAGGCCGTAGTTCTGGTAAAAACGAGAGTAGATCAGGTAATGCCTTTACTGCCGGAGCTTGTACAGAAAGAAGGAGTGGTTGTAAACCCGATTCAGCCAAGTATGCTGATGTATGTGAATCTCTACAGTACGAATAAAAGTATGGATGAAAAATTCCTGTACAACTACTCTATGGTGAATATCATTCCGGAAATCAACCGTATCCACGGGATTGCAAAGTCTCAGATTCTGGGCAGCCGAAGATATGCCATGCGTATCTGGCTGAATCCTGACCGTATGCGTGCATATTCTATTTCTGTAGATGAGGTGATGAAGGCTATTGGTGAGCAAAGTATCATTGGTCGTCCGGGAAGAATCGGACAAAGTTCCGGTATTGCAGCACAATCCTTGGAATATGTATTGACCTATAAAGGACAGTACAACAAACCGGAAGAGTATGAAAATATCATTGTACGTTCCAATGCGGAAGGAGAAAATGTGAAACTGAAAGATATTGCCAAAGTAGAATTGGGAAGTGAATTCTTTGATATTTATTCCAATCTTGACGGGCATCCTTCCGCTTCTATCGTTTTAAAACAAAACTACGGAAGTAATGCCAATGATGTGATCAGAGATGTAAAGGCAAAACTTGCAGAAATGAAAGGAAACTTCCCGCCGGGTGTTGATTATAAAATCAGTTATGACGTGTCGCAATTCCTGGATGCGTCTATAGAACAGGTAATGCATACCTTGAGAGATGCATTTATCCTTGTAGCCATTGTGGTTTTCATTTTCCTTGGTGACTGGCGTTCTACGCTGATTCCTATTATTGCCGTACCGGTTTCTTTGATTGGAACTTTCTTTGTCATTCAGTTCTTCGGATTAACCATTAACCTTGTTACCCTTTTCGCACTGGTATTGGCAATCGGTATTGTAGTGGATAACGCAATTGTAGTGATAGAAGCTGTTCACGCTAAAATGGAAGGCAGTAATATCTCGCCTTATAAAGCTGTAAAAGAAGTGATGGGTGAAATTGCAGGTGCTATTATTGCCATTACAGCCGTAATGGTGGCTGTATTTATTCCTATTTCATTTATGACAGGTCCTGTGGGAACTTTCTATCGCCAGTTTTCTATTACCATGGCAAGTTCTATTGTGATTTCAGCGGTAGTAGCGCTTACACTGACTCCGGTTTTGGCAGCAATGTTATTGAAAAACCATCATGGAAAACCTAAAAAAGTAAATATTTTCATTAAAGCGTTAGATTCTTTTAACGGAGCATTTGATAAAGTAACAGGAAAATACGCTTCATTCCTTAGAAAAATCGTAAGCCGAAAGGTAGTCACATGGGGAATCCTGATTGCTTTCTGTGCCGGAATTGTTATGATTAATAAAGTACTTCCGGGTGGATTTATTCCGAATGAAGACCAGGGAACCATCTATGCCATTATCCAGACACCTCCGGGCTCTACGCTGGAACAAACGAATAAGGTTTCCAGAACATTACAGAAAATCTGTATGGGAGTAGACGGTGTGGAATCTGTATCATCACTGGCAGGATATGAAATCATGACGGAAGGCCGTGGTTCCAATGCCGGAACCTGTCTGATTAACCTTAAAAGCTGGAACGACCGTGAGCATTCTGTAAAGGAAATCATGGAAGAACTGGAAAAAAAATCAAAAGATCTGGGAGCTACCATTGAATTCTTCGAACCACCCGCTGTTCCGGGATTCGGATCTTCGGGTGGTTTCTCTATGAGACTTCTTGACCTGAACAGAACTACGGATTATCAGGAATTTGATAAAGCCAATAAAGATTTCATCGCCCAGCTTAAAAAACGTAAGGAACTTTCAGGAGTGTTCACCTTCTTTGCAGCCAATTATCCCCAGTATGAATTGGTGTTTGATAATAATGCAGCCATGCAGAAAGGTGTTTCTATCGGAAAAGCGATGGATAACCTCAACATTCTGATCGGGAGTACCTATGAACAGGGTTTTATCCGTTTCGGGCAATTCTTTAAAGTATATGTACAGTCGTCTCCTGAATTCAGAAGACTTCCTACGGATATTATGAATCTGTATGTGAAAAACGACCGTGATGAAATGGTTCCTTATTCAGCATTTATGACCATGAAAAAGACTCAGGGGCCGAATGAAATCACCCGTTATAACATGTACAATTCCGCGGCAATCCGTGGGCTTCCGGCTGCAGGTTATACAACAGCAGATGCTATCCAGGCTATCAATGAAACGGCAGCAAAAACATTACCTCACGGGTATAAAGTGGCATGGGAAGGATTGTCTTATGATGAGGCACAGCGTGGTAATGAAGCTATTTATGTCTTCCTTGTTGTTTTGGTATTCGTTTATCTTGTTCTGGCGGCTCAGTACGAAAGTTTCCTGATTCCGTTTGCCGTACTTTGTTCACTTCCGGTGGGAGTTTTCGGGTCTTTCTTATTATTAAAAGCGATGGGACTGGAAAATGATATCTATGCACAGGTAGGACTGATTATGATTATCGGATTATTGGGTAAAAATGCAGTCCTTATTGTAGAATTTGCCGTGAAAAGACGTCAGGCCGGAGATTCTATTCTTGAAGCTGCTGTAGAAGGATCTAAGGCCCGTTTCAGACCGATTCTCATGACCTCTTTTGCCTTTATTGCAGGATTGGTTCCACTTGTTTTTGCAAGAGGTGCCGGAGCCATCGGAAACCACACCATTGGAGCGTCTTCACTGGGTGGAATGTTGATAGGTACTCTTTTCGGAGTTATTGTAATTCCGGGGCTCTACTACATATTTGCCAAGTGGTCTGACGGTAAAAAAATGATTAAAGACGAAGATGAATCTCCATTAAGCGAAGACATGATCCATTATGAATAA